In Labrus bergylta chromosome 11, fLabBer1.1, whole genome shotgun sequence, one genomic interval encodes:
- the cog6 gene encoding conserved oligomeric Golgi complex subunit 6, which yields MADTKVEMSHDSSTVIQNPNAPSQVNNPLSRKLNKILETRLDNDKEMLEALKALSVFFTENSLRTRRNLRGDIERRSLGINEEFARIFKEVKEELESVNEDVQAMSTCCEEMTSTLKAAKEQTQDLIVKTNKLQGENHRLEVRAQVAQAFLDKFQLSTEEMAILRGARDASITEDFFKALGRVKHIHEDVKILLRTNQQTAGLEIMEQMAVLQETSYEQLYRWAQNECRGLTQESCDISPVLTQAMEALQDRPVLYKYTLDEFGTTRRCAVVRGFIDALARGGPGGTPRPIEMHSHDPMRYVGDMLAWLHQATASEKEHLEALLKQVTLQGVEENMQDVVGHITEGVCRPLKVRIEQVIVAEPGAVLLYKLSNLLKFYHHTISSIIGTSVASLLITMEEMHVLSKKMFFNSLSLHASRLMDKVELPPADLGPTASLTQTLSLLREVLASHDSSVVPLDARQADFAQVLSCILDPLLQLCTVSASNLGTADMATYMVNSLYVMKTTLALFEFTDKRLEMLEFQIEAHLDTLINEQASYVLTRAGLSYIYSCVQQHSAEQGPLSLLPSMDNSSVKAAMVQFDRYLSSPDTFVMPQLNFLLSAAIKEQIFRQSTELVCRAYSEVYAALTSPANNYKDPENLVPRSPQQVQTLLS from the exons ATGGCTGATACAAAGGTAGAAATGTCCCACGATAGCTCCACTGTAATACAGAACCCCAACGCGCCTTCTCAAGTCAATAACCCGCTCTCAAGAAAGCTCAACAAAATACTGGAGACGAGGCTCGACAACGACAAG GAGATGCTGGAGGCCCTAAAGGCGCTCTCTGTGTTCTTCACTGAGAACAGTTTGCGCACCAGGAGAAATCTTCGCGGAGACATAGAGAGACGAAGCCTGGGGATCAATGAGGAGTTTGCACGGATATTTAAGGAAGTAAAAGAG GAGCTTGAAAGTGTTAATGAAGATGTCCAGGCGATGAGCACGTGTTGTGAAGAAATGACAAGCACATTAAAG GCTGCAAAGGAGCAAACTCAAGACCTCATAGTAAAAACCAACAAGCTGCAGGGAGAAAA TCATCGTCTTGAGGTGAGAGCTCAGGTTGCTCAGGCTTTTCTTGACAAGTTCCAGCTTTCTACTGAGGAGATGGCCATACTGCGGGGGGCGAGGGATGCATCCATAACTGAG GATTTCTTCAAAGCTCTGGGTCGAGTGAAGCACATCCACGAGGATGTGAAAATCCTTCTGCGAACCAACCAGCAGACTGCAGG GTTAGAGATCATGGAGCAGATGGCCGTGTTACAGGAGACATCATATGAGCAGCTCTACCGCTGGGCTCAGA ATGAATGTCGAGGACTGACTCAAGAGTCCTGTGATATCAGCCCTGTGTTGACTCAAGCCATGGAGGCCCTGCAGGACCGACCTGTCCTTTACAA GTACACGCTGGATGAGTTCGGCACTACGCGCAGATGTGCGGTGGTACGAGGCTTCATTGACGCCCTCGCTCGCGGGGGGCCCGGAGGAACGCCTCGCCCCATAGAGATGCATTCACATGACCCTATGAG GTATGTTGGGGACATGCTGGCCTGGCTTCACCAAGCCACCGCCTCTGAGAAGGAGCATCTCGAAGCTCTGCTCAAACAGGTCACTCTGCAAG GTgtggaggagaacatgcagGATGTGGTCGGGCACATCACTGAGGGAGTCTGCAGGCCGCTGAAA GTTCGGATAGAACAGGTCATAGTGGCCGAGCCAGGAGCTGTGCTGCTGTACAAACTCTCAAACCTGCTCAAATTCTACCACCACACCATCAG TTCTATCATTGGGACCAGTGTGGCCTCGCTGCTTATCACTATGGAGGAGATGCATGTCCTCAGCAAAAAGATGTTCTTCAACAGCCTGAGCCTCCATGCAAGCAGGCTGATGGATAAG gtggagctgccacctgcagaccTTGGACCCACAGCCTCCCTCACTCAGACCCTCTCCCTCCTCAGGGAGGTGCTGGCCTCACACGATTCATCTGTAGTTCCTCTGGATGCCCGCCAGGCTGACTTTGCTCAG GTGCTCTCTTGCATCTTAGATCCCCTCCTTCAGCTGTGCACTGTGTCAGCCAGCAACCTTGGCACTGCTGACATGGCAACCTACATGGTCAACTCGCTGTACGTCATGAAGACTACGCTGGCTCTCTTTGAGTTCACGGACAAAAGGCTTGAGATGCTCGAGTTCCAG ATCGAGGCTCATCTTGACACCCTGATCAACGAGCAGGCATCCTACGTGCTGACCAGAGCCGGGTTGAGTTATATCTACAGCTGTGTGCAGCAGCACAGTGCTGAACAG ggtcctctgtccctcctccccagcatgGACAACTCCTCTGTCAAAGCAGCAATG GTCCAGTTTGATCGGTACCTGTCATCGCCTGACACTTTCGTGATGCCGCAGCTCAACTTTCTGCTCAGTGCAGCCATCAA GGAGCAGATTTTCCGTCAGTCGACAGAGCTGGTGTGCAGAGCCTATAGTGAGGTCTACGCCGCGCTGACCAGCCCagcaaacaactacaaagacCCTGAGAACCTGGTACCCAGATCACCTCAGCAGGTTCAGACCCTGCTGTCCTGA